In Streptomyces nojiriensis, one genomic interval encodes:
- a CDS encoding flavin monoamine oxidase family protein — protein MNHDVIVLGAGLAGLAAARDLAAGGADVLVVEARDRVGGRVEQTELPDGRLVQLGGEVVGRAHTAYLDLAAELGLTLVPSYVAEPGALTRATPEGVSAGDPPHWFGPADDACHQKATAAFRTLAQTVDPADPWSHPDATALDRSSVGDWLRAQGATPAVVRLWEIGQLALADGSYERTSLLAALRKHAAVPGPGAYDYEAWEGLRVAEGSATVALRMAAALGGRIRTGAPVRAVTVRRPGHCSVRLAGGETLTAGAVVSALPVGPLRDVAVTGVSDERLASLHRQRQALAAKFVAAYDRPFWRELGRSGLSESEGILGSTWPQSHGILSALVPPERLGVLLGTPAPLRTRELLADIARLYGDEAHRPLATYIRMWGTDPWTQGYVTQWTPGDVMAVGPRHGTHEPPFYVCGSDQWVAGYMEGAVRTGRDAAREALRRG, from the coding sequence ATGAACCACGACGTCATCGTGCTCGGCGCCGGCCTGGCCGGCCTCGCCGCAGCGCGCGACCTCGCCGCCGGCGGAGCCGACGTCCTCGTCGTCGAAGCCCGCGACCGGGTCGGCGGACGCGTCGAACAGACCGAACTCCCCGACGGCCGGCTGGTCCAGCTCGGCGGAGAGGTCGTCGGCCGCGCCCACACCGCCTACCTGGACCTCGCCGCGGAACTCGGCCTCACCCTGGTCCCCAGCTACGTCGCCGAGCCCGGCGCCCTCACCCGCGCCACGCCCGAAGGGGTCTCCGCGGGCGACCCGCCCCACTGGTTCGGCCCCGCCGACGACGCCTGCCACCAGAAGGCCACCGCCGCCTTCCGCACACTCGCCCAGACCGTCGACCCGGCCGACCCCTGGTCCCACCCCGACGCGACGGCCCTCGACCGGTCCTCCGTCGGCGACTGGCTGCGCGCCCAGGGAGCCACCCCGGCCGTCGTCCGCCTCTGGGAGATCGGCCAACTCGCCCTCGCCGACGGCTCGTACGAGCGCACGTCCCTGCTCGCCGCCCTGCGCAAGCACGCCGCCGTCCCCGGCCCCGGCGCCTACGACTACGAGGCATGGGAGGGCCTGCGGGTCGCCGAGGGGTCCGCCACGGTGGCCCTGCGCATGGCCGCCGCCCTCGGCGGACGCATCCGCACCGGCGCGCCCGTCCGCGCCGTCACGGTCCGCCGGCCCGGCCACTGCTCCGTACGGCTGGCCGGCGGCGAGACCCTCACCGCCGGCGCCGTCGTCAGCGCCCTGCCCGTCGGCCCGCTCCGCGACGTCGCCGTCACCGGCGTCTCCGACGAGCGGCTCGCCTCCCTGCACCGTCAACGCCAGGCCCTCGCCGCGAAGTTCGTCGCCGCGTACGACCGACCGTTCTGGCGCGAGCTCGGCCGGAGCGGCCTCTCCGAATCCGAAGGGATCCTCGGCAGCACCTGGCCGCAGAGCCACGGCATCCTCTCCGCCCTCGTACCGCCCGAGAGGCTCGGCGTCCTGCTCGGGACACCCGCCCCGCTGCGCACCCGCGAACTCCTCGCCGACATCGCCCGGCTCTACGGCGACGAGGCCCACCGGCCGCTCGCCACCTACATCCGGATGTGGGGCACCGACCCGTGGACCCAGGGGTACGTCACCCAGTGGACCCCCGGCGACGTCATGGCCGTCGGCCCCCGCCACGGCACCCACGAACCCCCCTTCTACGTCTGCGGATCCGACCAATGGGTGGCCGGCTACATGGAAGGCGCCGTACGCACCGGACGCGACGCCGCCAGGGAGGCGCTGCGCCGTGGCTGA
- a CDS encoding aminobutyraldehyde dehydrogenase — translation MADPVLNHVAGVDRPAASGETTELVDPATGRVHGHAPRSGRADTDAACAAAAAAYAHWSTTTPAVRQRALLGIADAIEEHAEAFVAAETGDTGKPPRQFRTEELPAIVDTLRFFAGAARNLPGLAAAEYTEGRTSVLRREPVGVCAQITPWNYPLMMAVWKIAPAVAAGNTTVLKPADTTPASSALLARVASEHLPPGVFNVVCGDRDTGRTLTAHPDVALIAVTGSVRAGRQIAAAAAADLKRVHLELGGNAPVLVHDDVDVEATAAALAAVAYYNAGQDCTAPTRLLVHHRVHDAFLASFAAETAKLRTGAPDEPDADFGPLNNAAQLTSVRSLLDRLPRRAEIVTGGARLPRPGFFHEPTVIAGVRQDDEIVQEEIFGPVVTVQPFADEAEALYLANDVRHGLAASVWTRDHDRAMRATRALHTGIVWVNTHGTTVSEMPHGGVRHSGYGSDLSMAGLLDYTQVKHVML, via the coding sequence GTGGCTGACCCCGTGCTCAACCACGTGGCGGGCGTCGACCGGCCCGCCGCCTCGGGCGAGACGACGGAGCTCGTCGACCCCGCCACCGGCCGGGTGCACGGCCACGCCCCGCGCTCCGGCAGGGCCGACACGGACGCCGCCTGCGCGGCCGCCGCAGCCGCGTACGCGCACTGGTCCACGACCACCCCGGCCGTACGCCAGCGCGCCCTGCTCGGCATCGCCGACGCGATCGAGGAGCACGCGGAGGCCTTCGTGGCCGCCGAGACCGGCGACACCGGCAAGCCGCCCCGGCAGTTCAGGACCGAGGAGCTGCCCGCGATCGTCGACACCCTCCGCTTCTTCGCCGGAGCCGCACGCAACCTGCCGGGCCTCGCGGCCGCCGAGTACACCGAAGGCCGGACCTCCGTACTGCGGCGCGAGCCGGTCGGGGTCTGCGCCCAGATCACCCCGTGGAACTACCCGCTGATGATGGCGGTGTGGAAGATCGCCCCGGCCGTCGCCGCGGGCAACACGACCGTGCTAAAACCGGCCGACACCACCCCCGCGTCGTCCGCGCTGCTGGCCCGCGTCGCGTCCGAGCACCTGCCGCCGGGCGTGTTCAACGTGGTCTGCGGCGACCGCGACACCGGCCGCACGCTCACCGCCCACCCCGACGTCGCGCTCATCGCGGTCACCGGCAGCGTGCGCGCCGGCCGGCAGATCGCCGCCGCCGCGGCCGCCGACCTCAAACGGGTCCACCTGGAGCTGGGCGGCAACGCCCCGGTCCTGGTCCACGACGACGTGGACGTCGAGGCGACCGCCGCCGCCCTCGCCGCGGTCGCCTACTACAACGCGGGCCAGGACTGCACCGCGCCCACCCGGCTGCTGGTCCACCACCGGGTGCACGACGCGTTCCTCGCGTCCTTCGCGGCGGAGACGGCCAAGCTGCGCACGGGTGCCCCGGACGAGCCGGACGCGGACTTCGGCCCGCTGAACAACGCGGCCCAGCTGACGTCGGTACGGTCCCTGCTCGACCGGCTGCCGCGGCGCGCCGAGATCGTCACCGGCGGCGCCCGCCTCCCACGACCCGGCTTCTTCCACGAACCCACCGTCATCGCCGGCGTGCGCCAGGACGACGAGATCGTGCAGGAGGAGATCTTCGGCCCCGTCGTGACCGTGCAGCCCTTCGCGGACGAGGCGGAGGCCCTGTACCTGGCCAACGACGTCCGCCACGGCCTCGCCGCCAGTGTGTGGACGAGGGACCACGACCGCGCCATGCGCGCGACCCGGGCCCTGCACACCGGCATTGTGTGGGTGAACACCCACGGCACCACCGTCTCCGAGATGCCCCACGGCGGGGTCAGGCACTCGGGCTACGGCAGCGACCTCTCGATGGCGGGCCTCCTGGACTACACCCAGGTCAAGCACGTCATGCTGTGA
- a CDS encoding aldo/keto reductase — protein MEIRALGGQGLKVGAEGLGLMGMSAHYGATDETESLATIDRALELGVTLLDTAEGYGPFRNEQLLGKALSGRRESAVIATKTGVEFTDDGSFVGHNATPEYIRRSADRSLRHLGTDHIDLYYLHRVDPNVPIEESVGALAELVEAGKVRHIGLCEVSPATIARAHAVHPLAAVQTEYSLFERGIEHDGVRDTLRELGIGLVAYSPLGRGFLSGAITSPDDFAADDFRRTDPRFQGENFHRNLAVVDQVRRLAAEKGVTPSQLALAWTLHQGAVPIPGTKRRRYLEENIAATAVTITPAELAAIDAVAPHGVASGDRYAPELMASLNG, from the coding sequence ATGGAGATTCGCGCACTGGGCGGCCAGGGGCTGAAGGTCGGCGCCGAGGGCCTCGGCCTGATGGGCATGAGCGCCCACTACGGCGCCACCGACGAGACCGAGTCCCTCGCCACCATCGACCGCGCCCTGGAGCTGGGCGTCACCCTCCTCGACACCGCCGAGGGCTACGGCCCCTTCCGCAACGAGCAGCTGCTCGGCAAGGCCCTGTCCGGCCGCCGCGAGTCGGCCGTGATCGCCACGAAGACCGGGGTCGAGTTCACCGACGACGGCTCCTTCGTCGGACACAATGCGACCCCCGAGTACATCCGCCGCTCGGCCGACCGCTCCCTGCGCCACCTGGGCACCGACCACATCGACCTCTACTACCTGCACCGCGTCGACCCGAACGTGCCGATCGAGGAGAGCGTCGGCGCCCTGGCCGAGCTGGTCGAGGCCGGCAAGGTCCGCCACATCGGGCTGTGCGAGGTCTCCCCCGCCACGATCGCCCGCGCCCACGCGGTGCACCCGCTGGCCGCCGTACAGACCGAGTACAGCCTCTTCGAGCGCGGCATCGAACACGACGGCGTACGGGACACCCTCCGCGAACTCGGCATCGGGCTCGTCGCCTACTCCCCGCTCGGACGCGGTTTCCTCTCCGGTGCCATCACCAGCCCGGACGACTTCGCCGCCGACGACTTCCGGCGCACCGACCCGCGGTTCCAGGGCGAGAACTTCCACCGCAACCTGGCCGTCGTGGACCAGGTGCGCCGGCTCGCCGCCGAGAAGGGCGTCACCCCCTCGCAGCTCGCCCTGGCCTGGACCCTCCACCAGGGCGCCGTCCCCATCCCGGGCACCAAGCGCCGCCGCTACCTGGAGGAGAACATCGCCGCCACCGCCGTGACGATCACCCCCGCGGAGCTGGCCGCCATCGACGCCGTGGCGCCGCACGGCGTGGCCTCGGGCGACCGCTACGCACCCGAGCTGATGGCCTCCCTGAACGGCTGA
- a CDS encoding TetR family transcriptional regulator has product MARDSNATKARLLDAAFTEFATYGIAGARVDRIAEAAQANKRLIYVYYGNKEQLFDAVLQRALATGSESVPFDAEDLPGYAGAVFDHLVERPALMRLVLWKQLERPGVTDEESTSYDGKIAAVRRAQGAGRIDAAVPAADVLTLVMGLSQAWFGAVGGPAADAAGTGWAAERLAEHRAAVVESVRRITAPAPPAGGA; this is encoded by the coding sequence ATGGCACGGGATTCCAACGCGACGAAGGCGCGCCTGCTCGACGCCGCCTTCACCGAGTTCGCGACGTACGGCATCGCGGGTGCGCGCGTCGACCGCATCGCCGAGGCGGCGCAGGCGAACAAGCGGCTCATCTACGTCTACTACGGCAACAAGGAGCAGCTCTTCGACGCCGTGCTCCAGCGGGCCCTCGCGACGGGATCGGAGTCGGTTCCCTTCGACGCCGAGGACCTGCCCGGCTATGCGGGGGCGGTCTTCGACCACCTCGTCGAGCGGCCGGCGCTGATGCGGCTCGTGCTGTGGAAGCAACTGGAGCGCCCGGGGGTCACGGACGAGGAGTCCACGTCCTACGACGGCAAGATCGCGGCGGTTCGGCGGGCGCAGGGAGCGGGCCGGATCGATGCCGCGGTGCCCGCAGCGGACGTGCTGACGCTGGTCATGGGCCTGTCGCAGGCCTGGTTCGGCGCGGTGGGCGGTCCGGCGGCGGACGCGGCGGGCACCGGCTGGGCCGCCGAGCGGCTCGCCGAGCACCGCGCGGCGGTGGTGGAATCGGTCCGCCGGATCACCGCACCCGCACCCCCGGCGGGCGGCGCCTGA
- a CDS encoding alpha/beta fold hydrolase, with product MLTLADDLGHLSYTVTGEGPPVVLVHAGVADHTMWDAVVPALAERNTVIRYDLRGFGESAPPTGPFSETDDLCRLLDHLGHESVRLIGASWGGRVAVNFALAHPGRVRSLALLAPPWPGYGWSADMVAYDEAETAALAAGDLDAAVRVNLDMWLRGPGRGWEDVAPGLDERLRTPVRTSLVNQDTVGEHSQGGAVGDIAAIGVPTLVGIGRLDVADFQDIARRYAAGIPGAVLVEFPAAAHLIALDSPTELVTALRPFLAG from the coding sequence ATGCTTACCCTTGCCGACGATCTCGGCCATCTCTCCTACACCGTCACCGGCGAAGGTCCGCCCGTGGTGCTCGTGCACGCCGGCGTCGCCGACCACACCATGTGGGACGCGGTCGTGCCCGCCCTCGCGGAGCGGAACACCGTCATCCGGTACGACCTGCGCGGCTTCGGTGAGTCCGCGCCCCCGACCGGGCCGTTCAGTGAGACCGATGACCTGTGCCGGCTCCTGGACCACCTCGGCCACGAGAGCGTCCGGCTCATCGGCGCGTCCTGGGGTGGGCGGGTGGCCGTGAACTTCGCTCTGGCCCATCCCGGCCGGGTCCGGTCGCTGGCGCTGCTCGCCCCGCCGTGGCCCGGTTACGGCTGGTCGGCGGACATGGTGGCCTACGACGAGGCCGAGACGGCGGCCCTGGCCGCGGGTGATCTGGACGCCGCGGTCCGCGTGAACCTGGACATGTGGCTGCGCGGGCCCGGCCGCGGCTGGGAGGACGTCGCTCCGGGGCTGGACGAACGGCTCCGTACCCCGGTGCGGACGTCGCTGGTGAACCAGGACACGGTGGGGGAACACTCCCAGGGCGGCGCGGTGGGCGACATCGCGGCCATCGGCGTGCCCACACTGGTCGGGATCGGCCGGCTCGACGTCGCCGACTTCCAGGACATCGCCCGCCGGTACGCCGCCGGGATCCCCGGCGCCGTCCTGGTCGAGTTCCCCGCCGCGGCCCACCTCATCGCACTCGACTCGCCCACCGAACTCGTCACGGCGCTGCGGCCGTTCCTCGCCGGCTGA
- a CDS encoding GNAT family N-acetyltransferase, translated as MTDLVIRALDESDAHLFDAHPDPLNARAAHERTTHRPDWKRVALRDGTVVARGAWWGGADDKEPVNVNWFDVAEGEVEAGAELLRSAPWQVELEINLPGDWREHPDLTAATETRYAAARAAGYELLVERFLYRWTPEHGLPERPGRLVFGAEPDDAVFFDALRRIHSVTLDAHALKAIAEGGLDQAAQEELDFFHWCPSPREWWQVARTPEGDLAGIHIPAHNPSGPTIGFIGVLPEHRGRGYAYDLLAECTNFLVEHGAEAVTGATDRGNFPMAANFAKAGFPVVRERVNFHPATPSAT; from the coding sequence ATGACCGATCTGGTCATCCGCGCGCTCGACGAGAGCGACGCCCACCTGTTCGACGCACACCCCGATCCGCTGAACGCCCGCGCCGCCCACGAGCGCACCACACACCGCCCCGACTGGAAGCGTGTGGCCCTGCGCGACGGCACGGTCGTCGCCCGTGGTGCCTGGTGGGGCGGCGCCGACGACAAGGAACCCGTCAACGTCAACTGGTTCGACGTCGCCGAGGGCGAGGTGGAGGCAGGGGCCGAACTCCTGCGCTCCGCCCCCTGGCAGGTCGAGCTCGAGATCAACCTCCCCGGCGACTGGCGCGAGCACCCCGACCTGACCGCCGCCACCGAGACGCGCTACGCCGCCGCCCGGGCGGCCGGCTACGAGCTCCTGGTGGAACGCTTCCTCTACCGCTGGACCCCGGAGCACGGACTCCCCGAACGGCCCGGCCGCCTCGTCTTCGGCGCCGAACCGGACGACGCGGTCTTCTTCGACGCGCTGCGCCGCATCCATTCGGTCACCCTGGACGCCCATGCCCTGAAGGCCATAGCGGAGGGCGGCCTCGACCAGGCCGCCCAGGAGGAGCTCGACTTCTTCCACTGGTGCCCGTCCCCGCGCGAGTGGTGGCAGGTCGCCCGTACACCTGAAGGCGACCTGGCCGGCATCCACATCCCGGCGCACAATCCCTCCGGTCCGACCATCGGCTTCATCGGTGTCCTTCCGGAACACCGCGGCCGCGGCTACGCCTACGACCTCCTCGCGGAGTGCACCAACTTCCTCGTGGAGCACGGCGCCGAGGCCGTGACCGGAGCCACGGACCGGGGGAACTTCCCCATGGCCGCGAACTTCGCCAAGGCAGGCTTCCCCGTGGTCCGCGAGCGCGTCAACTTCCACCCCGCCACCCCGTCCGCGACCTAG
- a CDS encoding VOC family protein, with translation MACRISELVVDAADPDRLAAFWSEVLGYVEIGREDDGSIEIGPPDAGFGGPQPTLVLSPSSAPRTGKLRLHIDVNPTDRDQDAELERLLALGARPADVGQTGNENWHVLADPEGNEFCLLHRRLPPL, from the coding sequence ATGGCATGCCGCATCAGTGAGCTGGTCGTCGACGCCGCCGACCCCGACCGACTCGCCGCCTTCTGGAGCGAGGTCCTCGGCTACGTCGAAATCGGCCGGGAGGACGACGGAAGCATCGAGATCGGGCCCCCCGACGCCGGCTTCGGCGGCCCGCAGCCCACCCTGGTCCTCAGCCCCAGCAGCGCCCCGCGGACCGGGAAGCTCCGGCTGCACATCGACGTCAACCCCACCGACCGCGACCAGGACGCCGAACTGGAGCGCCTCCTCGCCCTCGGCGCGAGGCCCGCCGACGTCGGCCAGACCGGCAACGAGAACTGGCACGTCCTCGCCGACCCGGAGGGCAACGAATTCTGCCTCCTGCACCGGCGGCTCCCGCCCCTCTGA
- the zwf gene encoding glucose-6-phosphate dehydrogenase → MTQPTQPAQSPQPSPADHVIVLFGATGDLARRKLLPGLFHLAKAGLMPRRYRIVGSAPAAEALSDQDFRAHARQAVAEFGRSRPEGPVWQEFESALSFGSADPAAPEPLVEAVRAAEQAVGGTPRRLFHLAVPPVAFTSVIELLGATGLAQDARVIVEKPFGTDLASARALNGTIHAVFDESRVFRIDHFLGKEAVDNILALRFANGLFEPLWNREHISHVQIDVPEQIDIQGRAHFFEGTGTFRDMIVTHLFQLLGFVAMEPPVVLDAQSLRDEQVKVFRSLRPLDPAHVVRGQYTGYRAEPGVDPASDTETFAALRVEIDNWRWAGVPFLLRSGKALAEGRHVVTLGLREPVLGMFPLNARAAVDGRSNELVIDFADPGSITARFLVKEPGPSMRLAEADMVFGYRSSFTADNSLEGYEHLLLEAMLGDQSFFTRSDGIERLWEVSSPLLDAPPAVEPYAPGTWGPDSIDALAAPHRWHLPDRR, encoded by the coding sequence ATGACCCAGCCCACCCAGCCCGCGCAGTCCCCACAGCCGAGCCCCGCCGACCACGTCATCGTCCTCTTCGGAGCCACGGGAGACCTGGCCCGGCGCAAACTGCTGCCCGGCCTGTTCCATCTCGCCAAGGCGGGGCTGATGCCGCGGCGCTACCGCATCGTCGGCTCCGCCCCGGCGGCCGAGGCCCTGAGCGACCAGGATTTCCGTGCCCACGCCCGGCAGGCCGTGGCGGAGTTCGGGCGCTCGCGCCCGGAAGGCCCCGTATGGCAGGAGTTCGAGTCCGCCCTGTCCTTCGGCTCGGCCGACCCGGCGGCCCCCGAACCGCTGGTGGAGGCGGTGCGCGCGGCCGAGCAGGCCGTCGGCGGCACTCCGCGCAGGCTCTTCCACCTCGCCGTCCCGCCCGTCGCGTTCACCTCGGTGATCGAACTCCTCGGCGCCACGGGCCTCGCCCAGGACGCCCGTGTCATCGTCGAGAAGCCCTTCGGGACCGACCTCGCGTCCGCCCGCGCGCTCAACGGCACCATCCACGCCGTGTTCGACGAGTCCCGCGTGTTCCGCATCGACCACTTCCTCGGCAAGGAGGCGGTGGACAACATCCTCGCCCTCCGGTTCGCCAACGGCCTCTTCGAACCGCTCTGGAACCGCGAGCACATCAGCCATGTGCAGATCGACGTGCCCGAGCAGATCGACATCCAGGGCCGCGCGCACTTCTTCGAGGGCACCGGAACCTTCCGCGACATGATCGTCACTCATCTCTTCCAGCTGCTCGGGTTCGTCGCCATGGAACCGCCGGTCGTCCTCGACGCGCAGTCGCTCCGGGACGAGCAGGTCAAGGTCTTCCGCAGCCTGCGGCCGCTGGATCCCGCGCACGTCGTCCGCGGACAGTACACGGGCTACCGCGCCGAGCCCGGGGTCGATCCGGCCTCGGACACCGAGACGTTCGCCGCCCTGCGCGTCGAGATCGACAACTGGCGCTGGGCCGGTGTCCCCTTCCTCCTGCGGTCGGGCAAGGCACTGGCCGAGGGCCGGCACGTCGTCACCCTGGGACTGCGCGAGCCCGTCCTCGGCATGTTCCCTCTGAACGCGCGTGCGGCCGTCGACGGCCGGAGCAACGAGCTCGTCATCGACTTCGCCGATCCCGGCTCCATCACCGCCCGGTTCCTCGTCAAGGAGCCCGGCCCCTCGATGCGGTTGGCGGAGGCGGACATGGTCTTCGGCTACCGGAGCTCCTTCACCGCCGACAACTCCCTGGAGGGTTACGAGCACCTCCTCCTGGAGGCCATGCTCGGCGACCAGTCCTTCTTCACCCGCTCCGACGGCATCGAACGCCTGTGGGAGGTCTCGTCCCCGCTGCTGGACGCACCCCCAGCCGTGGAGCCGTACGCCCCCGGAACCTGGGGGCCCGACAGCATCGACGCGCTCGCCGCCCCGCACCGCTGGCACCTTCCCGACCGACGCTGA
- a CDS encoding tryptophan 7-halogenase — protein sequence MTARTGPVPRAGRFEAVVAGGGPAGAVAALVLARAGRHVLLVDGGPPGASSAAFTIGETLPPAARPLLHDLGLWGAFAADAHLSCPGTYASWGSAQLHGHSHLFDPHGHGWHLDRGRFDAFLREAAVAAGALLRRAVVIGHHSAAGEQRLLVRERGGSVGEVCSGWVVDATGRRALIGRRLALRRRQDRLVAAFTLLGAGGPAEDAELRTLVEAVPEGWWYTARVPAGRVVAHLTDVDLATARLGTADGFRYAAERTRHVRDRLSGYDPAGSPAPRWTAAHGLRLSPPAGPGWIAAGDAAIAFDPLSSQGILTALHTGARAGGAVDRCLAGDTGALASYAAFLDGVADAYHQHHARSYAEERRWPDHPFWRRRNGSPH from the coding sequence GTGACCGCTCGGACCGGCCCGGTTCCCCGCGCCGGACGTTTCGAGGCCGTCGTCGCCGGCGGCGGCCCGGCCGGGGCCGTCGCCGCCCTGGTCCTGGCCCGGGCCGGCCGACACGTCCTGCTGGTGGACGGGGGCCCGCCGGGCGCGTCCTCCGCCGCCTTCACGATCGGGGAGACCCTGCCGCCCGCGGCCCGGCCGCTGCTGCACGACCTGGGGCTCTGGGGCGCCTTCGCCGCCGACGCGCACCTGAGTTGCCCGGGCACCTACGCGTCCTGGGGATCGGCGCAGTTGCACGGCCACAGCCACCTCTTCGACCCGCACGGCCACGGCTGGCACCTCGACCGCGGGCGTTTCGACGCCTTCCTGCGCGAGGCCGCGGTGGCCGCGGGCGCGCTGCTCCGGCGGGCCGTCGTGATCGGCCACCACAGCGCGGCCGGGGAGCAGCGACTGCTGGTGCGGGAGCGGGGCGGCTCCGTCGGGGAGGTGTGCTCCGGCTGGGTCGTGGACGCGACCGGCCGCCGCGCCCTCATCGGCCGCCGCCTGGCCCTGCGCCGTCGGCAGGATCGGCTCGTCGCCGCGTTCACGCTGCTCGGGGCGGGTGGCCCTGCGGAGGACGCGGAGCTGCGTACCCTCGTCGAGGCGGTGCCGGAGGGCTGGTGGTACACCGCCCGGGTCCCCGCCGGGCGGGTGGTCGCCCATCTCACCGACGTCGACCTCGCCACGGCCCGGCTGGGCACCGCGGACGGGTTCCGGTACGCGGCGGAGCGCACCCGGCACGTACGGGACCGCCTGAGCGGCTACGACCCGGCCGGCTCCCCCGCGCCTCGCTGGACGGCCGCCCACGGGTTGCGGCTGTCCCCGCCGGCCGGCCCCGGGTGGATCGCCGCCGGGGACGCCGCGATCGCCTTCGACCCCCTGTCGTCCCAGGGCATCCTCACGGCCCTGCACACCGGGGCCCGTGCCGGCGGGGCCGTCGACCGGTGCCTGGCCGGCGACACGGGCGCCCTCGCGTCCTATGCCGCGTTCCTGGACGGCGTAGCGGACGCCTACCACCAGCATCACGCCCGGTCCTATGCCGAGGAACGACGGTGGCCGGACCACCCGTTCTGGCGCCGCCGGAACGGGTCACCGCACTGA